Proteins co-encoded in one Natronorubrum daqingense genomic window:
- a CDS encoding universal stress protein codes for MYDCILVPTDGSPEVERALEYAFELAQVHDATVRAIYVVSVAGYGGLPMETALEGVSGALRDEGEAAVRRVQELAPDGVEVETLVLEGSPSRVIVEQAQPDRCDLVVMGTHGRGGIDRLLLGSVTERVVRRAPVPVLTVQVDPTESGEQPEQPSLAVE; via the coding sequence ATGTACGACTGCATCCTCGTTCCGACTGACGGATCGCCCGAAGTCGAACGCGCGCTCGAGTACGCGTTCGAGTTGGCACAGGTCCACGACGCGACGGTCCGGGCGATTTACGTCGTCAGCGTCGCGGGCTATGGGGGGCTGCCCATGGAGACCGCACTGGAGGGAGTCAGCGGGGCCCTCCGCGACGAAGGGGAAGCAGCCGTCCGCCGAGTCCAGGAGCTAGCTCCCGACGGTGTCGAGGTCGAAACGCTGGTGCTCGAGGGCTCCCCGAGTCGCGTCATCGTCGAACAGGCGCAGCCGGACCGGTGTGACCTCGTGGTGATGGGGACCCACGGCCGTGGCGGCATCGACCGACTCCTGCTGGGCAGCGTGACGGAACGAGTCGTCCGGCGCGCCCCCGTTCCCGTGCTGACCGTTCAAGTCGATCCGACCGAATCGGGCGAGCAACCAGAACAGCCGTCGCTCGCCGTCGAGTGA
- a CDS encoding biotin--[acetyl-CoA-carboxylase] ligase, with the protein MNETRRAILESLADGPISGPQLADSLDISRAAVWKQVDALRDAGFEIESAPGGYELTDVAAYNAPAIEYELEAPVSVEYHDSIGSTNDRARELAATGATDVAVVADEQVGGRGRLERAWSAPSGGVWLSLLTRPKITPARAPLYTLAASVATARAAREAGVDARIKWPNDVVVPVGEDGEYRKLAGILTEMEGEMDRVEWIAVGIGVNANIDAADLPETATTIREEAGDVDRRRFVQRLLEELAEYRTDLESVVPAWRELALTLGQRVRVERPSGELVGDAVDITDSGALVVETADGNETVAAGDCEHLRPV; encoded by the coding sequence ATGAACGAGACGCGACGCGCCATCCTCGAGTCCCTCGCCGATGGCCCCATATCGGGGCCGCAGCTGGCCGACTCGCTCGACATCTCGCGGGCCGCAGTCTGGAAGCAAGTCGACGCGCTTCGAGACGCCGGTTTCGAGATCGAAAGCGCACCCGGCGGATACGAACTCACCGACGTGGCTGCGTACAACGCCCCCGCCATCGAGTACGAACTCGAGGCACCCGTTTCCGTCGAGTATCACGACTCGATCGGCAGCACGAACGATCGCGCTCGAGAACTGGCGGCGACGGGGGCGACGGACGTGGCGGTCGTGGCGGACGAACAGGTCGGCGGGCGCGGTCGACTCGAGCGCGCGTGGTCGGCACCGTCGGGCGGCGTCTGGCTCAGCCTGCTCACGCGGCCGAAAATCACGCCCGCACGGGCGCCGCTGTACACGCTCGCGGCGTCGGTGGCGACGGCTCGAGCGGCCCGCGAGGCCGGCGTCGACGCGCGGATCAAGTGGCCGAACGACGTCGTCGTCCCCGTCGGCGAGGACGGCGAGTACCGAAAGCTCGCAGGCATTCTCACGGAGATGGAAGGCGAGATGGACCGCGTCGAGTGGATCGCCGTCGGCATCGGCGTCAACGCGAACATCGATGCCGCCGACCTCCCCGAAACGGCGACGACGATTCGCGAGGAAGCCGGCGACGTGGACCGACGACGGTTCGTTCAACGCCTACTCGAGGAGTTAGCGGAGTACCGAACCGACCTCGAGAGCGTGGTTCCAGCCTGGCGTGAGTTGGCGCTCACGCTCGGCCAGCGGGTGCGCGTGGAGCGGCCGTCGGGGGAACTCGTCGGCGACGCGGTGGATATCACCGACTCGGGTGCCCTCGTGGTGGAAACGGCAGACGGCAACGAAACGGTCGCTGCCGGCGACTGTGAGCATTTGCGTCCCGTCTGA
- a CDS encoding tyrosine--tRNA ligase, which yields MDAYDLITRNAEEVVTDEEVRALATDSEGKRAYVGYEPSGVLHLGHLLTANKLIDLQDAGMEVVVLLADVHAYLNGKGSFEEIRDTAEQMKAQFVAYGLDEENTEFVYGSEFQLEDDYTLDLHELELSTTMNRAQRAMAELQSGETAKVSHLVYPLMQCLDIEYLDLDLAVGGLDQRKVHMLAREELPELGYDAPPCLHTPIIADLTSGEGKMSSSEGITISMEDSSDDLAEKVNSAFCPPTRDPEGDLENPVLELFEYHVFPRFDEVVVERPEKYGGNLTYEDYETLAADLESGELHPADAKGTLATSLDELIAPGRAKLRELRE from the coding sequence ATGGATGCCTACGACCTGATCACGCGAAACGCAGAGGAGGTCGTCACCGACGAGGAGGTCCGGGCCCTCGCGACGGATTCCGAGGGCAAGCGAGCCTACGTCGGCTACGAACCCTCAGGCGTGTTGCACCTGGGCCACCTCCTGACGGCCAACAAGCTCATCGACTTACAGGACGCCGGGATGGAGGTCGTCGTCTTGCTCGCGGACGTTCACGCCTACCTCAACGGGAAGGGATCGTTCGAGGAGATCCGCGACACGGCAGAGCAGATGAAAGCCCAGTTCGTCGCCTACGGCCTCGACGAGGAGAACACCGAGTTCGTCTACGGCTCCGAGTTCCAACTCGAGGACGACTACACGCTCGACCTCCACGAACTCGAGCTCTCGACGACGATGAACCGCGCCCAGCGCGCGATGGCCGAACTGCAGTCGGGAGAGACGGCGAAGGTCAGTCACCTGGTCTACCCGCTGATGCAGTGTCTGGACATCGAGTACCTCGATCTCGACCTCGCCGTCGGCGGTCTCGACCAGCGAAAGGTCCACATGCTCGCCCGCGAGGAACTGCCGGAACTGGGTTACGACGCGCCGCCGTGTCTCCACACGCCGATCATCGCGGACCTCACCAGCGGCGAGGGCAAGATGTCCTCGAGCGAAGGGATCACCATCTCGATGGAAGACTCGAGTGACGACCTCGCGGAGAAGGTTAATTCGGCCTTTTGTCCACCGACGCGCGACCCCGAGGGCGACCTCGAGAATCCCGTCCTCGAACTCTTCGAGTACCACGTCTTCCCGCGATTCGACGAGGTCGTCGTCGAACGACCCGAGAAGTACGGCGGGAACCTCACCTACGAGGACTACGAGACGCTCGCCGCCGACCTCGAGTCGGGCGAACTTCATCCCGCCGACGCGAAGGGGACGCTCGCAACCTCCCTCGACGAACTGATCGCGCCGGGCCGAGCGAAGCTTCGCGAACTTCGGGAGTAG
- a CDS encoding pirin family protein, producing MTGHSETDTETETTFYKAPPTTVSQNQGSFRTYFNFPGRLHPDHDDHGYGPLATVVESVLDPDTLISMHPHRNDEIVSWVPAGVMRHNDRQGNRLLTDPEHLLVMNSGRGFWHEERTLDSDPPLRMLQIFVRPHGLDLEAQIQHGPMPDSDVGEWRHLFGPDGGDAPFFVRNEVDFFDVRLEAGSTVDLPRVDGVDTRERDTYLYVFDGALEAGETRFDEREQGLFVGDDGLTLTATEDTTAVAFSIDPDAAITRQGTIGR from the coding sequence ATGACAGGCCACTCTGAAACGGATACTGAGACCGAGACAACGTTTTACAAGGCCCCGCCGACGACCGTCTCCCAGAATCAGGGCTCGTTTCGAACGTATTTCAATTTCCCCGGGCGGCTCCATCCGGACCACGACGACCACGGGTACGGCCCGCTCGCCACGGTCGTCGAATCGGTTCTGGATCCGGACACGCTGATCTCGATGCACCCGCATCGGAACGATGAAATCGTGTCGTGGGTGCCCGCCGGCGTGATGCGCCACAACGACCGACAGGGAAATCGACTCCTCACCGATCCCGAGCACCTGTTGGTGATGAACTCGGGGCGGGGCTTCTGGCACGAGGAGCGAACGCTCGACTCGGACCCGCCGCTTCGGATGCTACAGATTTTCGTCCGGCCCCACGGGCTCGACCTCGAGGCGCAAATCCAACACGGCCCGATGCCGGACTCCGATGTCGGCGAGTGGCGACACCTCTTCGGCCCGGATGGTGGCGACGCTCCGTTCTTCGTCCGAAACGAGGTCGACTTCTTCGACGTGCGTCTCGAGGCCGGCTCGACCGTCGACCTTCCTCGCGTCGACGGCGTCGACACTCGCGAACGGGATACGTACCTCTACGTCTTCGACGGCGCGCTCGAGGCCGGTGAGACCCGATTCGACGAGCGAGAACAGGGCCTGTTCGTCGGCGACGACGGGCTCACGCTCACCGCGACGGAGGACACGACGGCCGTCGCTTTCTCGATCGACCCAGACGCGGCAATTACGCGACAGGGAACGATCGGTCGATGA
- a CDS encoding 4-phosphopantoate--beta-alanine ligase, with product MTDYDTVSADVEHEEEIPEDHPRYQDLLTRHRIERGVEKGITHLQGMHAEGRGSAFDYLLGEETIPSADDAERAAAAHLLLADDPVLSINGNVAALVPGEMVELADATGADLEVNLFNRTPERIGAITAHLREHGAEDVKGLEADARIPNLDHQRAKVDEDGIHAADVVLVPLEDGDRAEALNEMDKTEIVIDLNPLSRSPQVADVPIVDNIIRAVPNMTEHANALTDAEEAELRTVVEEFDRERALEDAERRIRDGL from the coding sequence GTGACCGACTACGACACCGTCTCCGCCGACGTCGAGCACGAAGAGGAGATTCCCGAGGACCATCCGAGATACCAGGACCTGCTCACGCGCCACCGAATCGAGCGCGGTGTCGAGAAGGGGATCACGCACCTCCAGGGGATGCACGCCGAAGGGCGAGGCAGCGCGTTCGATTACTTACTCGGCGAGGAGACCATTCCCAGTGCGGACGACGCGGAACGAGCGGCCGCGGCCCACCTCCTGTTGGCCGACGACCCGGTCCTCTCGATCAACGGCAACGTCGCCGCCTTGGTTCCCGGCGAGATGGTCGAGCTGGCTGACGCGACCGGAGCCGACCTCGAGGTCAACCTCTTCAATCGGACGCCGGAGCGAATCGGCGCGATCACGGCTCACCTCCGCGAACACGGTGCCGAGGACGTAAAGGGACTCGAGGCCGACGCTCGAATCCCGAATCTGGACCACCAGCGCGCGAAAGTCGACGAAGACGGAATCCACGCGGCAGACGTCGTGCTCGTTCCCCTCGAGGACGGCGACCGCGCGGAAGCGTTGAACGAGATGGACAAGACAGAAATCGTCATCGACCTCAACCCGCTCTCGCGTTCGCCACAGGTTGCAGACGTCCCGATCGTCGACAACATCATTCGCGCGGTTCCGAACATGACCGAGCACGCGAACGCGTTGACCGACGCCGAGGAGGCGGAACTTCGGACGGTCGTCGAGGAGTTCGACCGCGAGCGTGCGCTTGAGGACGCCGAGAGACGGATTCGAGACGGACTGTAA
- a CDS encoding class I SAM-dependent methyltransferase, with amino-acid sequence MDSDRRTRKATETTESAVVDNREYEAHLERSRTVWDRWSDWYTLSERDFEPMREDAMDRLELQPGDRVLDIGCGPGVNFERLRNEIGPDGELVAVDYSPEMVVKARKRVEEHGWKNVEVRRADAARAEFDVPFDGAIATLSMSVMADIRDTAETIYRALTPDSRFVVFDVRPVPDGPTRVFNPVIRRFLRWYANWNPDESVIEAFATVFDECAIVATYNGGCTYTTVCEKRNQSAGG; translated from the coding sequence ATGGACTCCGACCGTCGAACACGGAAGGCGACGGAGACGACCGAATCCGCCGTCGTGGACAACCGCGAGTACGAAGCCCACCTCGAGCGAAGTCGGACCGTCTGGGATCGGTGGAGCGACTGGTACACGCTGAGCGAGCGGGACTTCGAACCGATGCGCGAGGACGCGATGGATCGCCTCGAGTTACAGCCGGGAGACCGCGTCCTCGATATCGGCTGTGGCCCCGGCGTCAATTTCGAACGACTGCGAAACGAGATTGGGCCCGATGGCGAACTCGTGGCCGTCGACTACAGTCCGGAGATGGTCGTGAAGGCGCGCAAACGCGTCGAGGAACACGGATGGAAAAACGTCGAGGTTCGTCGGGCCGACGCCGCGAGGGCCGAATTCGACGTGCCGTTCGACGGGGCTATCGCGACGCTCTCCATGAGCGTCATGGCAGACATTCGCGACACGGCCGAGACGATCTACCGCGCGCTCACACCGGACAGTCGGTTCGTCGTCTTCGACGTTCGGCCGGTTCCTGACGGACCCACACGCGTGTTCAACCCCGTCATCCGCCGCTTTCTCCGGTGGTACGCGAACTGGAATCCGGACGAATCCGTCATCGAGGCGTTCGCGACGGTCTTCGACGAGTGTGCTATCGTGGCCACCTACAACGGGGGCTGTACGTACACGACTGTCTGTGAGAAGAGGAATCAGTCGGCTGGCGGCTGA
- a CDS encoding helix-turn-helix domain-containing protein → MKSMRVELEYTPETIPPIHEGICESDALDRELVVGGQAVDGVETITSFVYGEPAAYEPLLSNLESVLEYDVTPATEGFFLYLRRELGSDGLSLLSSLSQDTVVVVPPIEIRSDRTIRLTLVGHPSGLEQLVSTVPDGIRLDVRWVSTDVTVSGTSVSDRQRTALQTAWDVGFYEVPREAGIEVVADELECAVSTASELLRRGEAHAVERVLEDRP, encoded by the coding sequence ATGAAGTCGATGCGTGTCGAACTCGAGTACACGCCGGAGACGATTCCGCCGATCCACGAGGGGATCTGCGAATCGGACGCGCTCGATCGCGAACTCGTCGTCGGGGGACAGGCCGTCGACGGCGTCGAAACGATCACGTCGTTCGTATACGGCGAGCCAGCGGCGTACGAACCGCTCCTGTCGAATCTCGAGTCGGTGCTCGAGTACGATGTGACGCCGGCTACCGAGGGGTTCTTCCTGTACCTGCGACGGGAACTCGGGTCGGACGGGTTGTCGCTGCTGTCGTCACTCTCACAGGATACCGTCGTGGTCGTCCCACCGATCGAGATACGGTCGGATCGGACGATTCGACTGACGCTGGTCGGCCATCCGTCGGGTCTCGAGCAGCTGGTGAGCACGGTTCCGGATGGCATCCGCCTGGACGTTCGCTGGGTGAGCACCGACGTGACGGTGAGCGGGACATCGGTCTCTGATCGACAGCGGACGGCACTGCAGACTGCGTGGGACGTCGGCTTCTACGAGGTGCCACGCGAGGCTGGAATCGAAGTCGTCGCCGACGAACTCGAGTGTGCCGTTTCGACCGCCTCGGAACTCCTGCGCCGAGGCGAAGCACACGCTGTCGAGCGCGTGCTCGAAGACCGCCCGTGA